Proteins from one Leptonema illini DSM 21528 genomic window:
- a CDS encoding alpha/beta fold hydrolase, which translates to MIHLASGRSVLVAETGNGKATPVLMIHGSPGAWNDFAHVMADEELAASAHLIAVDRVGWGGSAVGGLETRLEVQAAALQAVLEHVAPGRPAIIVGHSYGGPVAVRFAMDYPGSVQALILVAASIDPELENPTWFQKLGRTWVVRPLVPDLLLRADEEIKPLKPQLEAMLPLWSRLTMPVLVIQGDDDSLVPPENADFALRMLSSGKRANSVIVERIADQGHLIPWQRPDLIVRGIQRFVEGEEGQESQD; encoded by the coding sequence ATGATCCACCTGGCCTCCGGTCGGTCTGTACTCGTGGCAGAGACGGGTAATGGGAAGGCCACGCCTGTGCTGATGATTCACGGCTCTCCCGGAGCCTGGAATGATTTCGCTCATGTAATGGCCGATGAGGAACTGGCCGCCTCGGCTCATCTGATTGCAGTCGATCGCGTAGGTTGGGGCGGATCGGCAGTCGGAGGGCTTGAGACGAGGCTTGAGGTTCAGGCCGCGGCCCTGCAAGCAGTGCTCGAACACGTTGCTCCTGGCCGGCCAGCTATCATCGTCGGCCATTCATATGGAGGACCTGTTGCGGTTCGTTTTGCCATGGATTATCCCGGATCGGTGCAGGCATTGATACTTGTGGCCGCTTCCATTGACCCCGAGCTTGAGAATCCGACATGGTTTCAGAAACTGGGACGCACCTGGGTTGTGCGCCCGCTTGTGCCCGATCTGCTTCTTCGCGCCGATGAAGAGATCAAACCTCTCAAGCCGCAGCTTGAGGCCATGCTGCCGCTCTGGTCACGGTTAACGATGCCCGTTCTCGTTATTCAGGGGGATGATGATAGCCTTGTTCCACCGGAGAATGCGGATTTTGCGCTTCGTATGCTGTCATCGGGTAAGCGAGCGAACAGTGTAATCGTCGAACGTATAGCCGATCAGGGGCATCTCATCCCGTGGCAGCGTCCCGACCTAATCGTTCGGGGAATTCAACGCTTCGTTGAAGGAGAGGAGGGACAGGAAAGTCAGGATTGA
- a CDS encoding SpoIIE family protein phosphatase, translated as MFALSGYRVVNRIYESPRTRIFAAVREADDQSVILKMPGSDFASPEEIARFLSEYEILRGLRIDGVICAHSLERFENIPVLVLEDFNGLPLSEIIRSESVSIEEALNLSIALSSALGAVHAAGIIHKDINPSNIIWNRKKGIVKLIDFGLSSRLEREKQEVGHGGVIEGTAAYISPEQTGRVNRSIDFRTDYYSLGVTLYHLLSGAPPFTSADPTELIHCHIARHPTPLTDLPVSGKDQKDRIPQPLSCIVEKLMAKSPEERYASAFGLRADLEQARALLESGRSDFVAGLYDRSDEFRIPERLYGFDRLIERLHSLYQSVNRRQSVSLSIFGESGAGKTALVNEIHRWITPGHGFFIRGKYQRLNTDVPYSGIIAMLRDLCVQLLLEPEDRLKVWQEEIQKAVRSNGQILIDLVPELSLVMGPQPALDEPGPAEAHNRFLFTIGSFIRVFASGEQPLVLMLDDLQWADMASLHLIQNIATARDATNMFFIGLYRSEEVEEPLRILIDEIRKIREVHEIYVEPLSIEAVLQMICDTFRCTPERAADLTVIVHRFGQGNPFFTRELLKDMYDSGIVAFDPTSGEWKWDLVRFRNEYVGDNVVELLRRRLTRLSPSARTLLSLAACLGGSFDFQTLDVLHEKSRRQTADAMWEALEQGIIIPLTANYRIFHFLESINDNSMSGSDVRYRFQHDRLRQASYDQIPDEDKQTFHLRIGRLLVKHTDFEKEPEKLLDIVHHLNYALPLIKDAEELQRVRYYNLIAAEKARASNAYAPALQFNSIAKDLLPSTSWATDYELTDRIYRMQAKLQYLCGRSAEADAVCRQIIRHARGNYDKAVVREMQAVHYNYLWRMKDSINACIDGLRYLNVNISESPSTATVIYMLLRVRLRLRGRRLEDLAAMPEIEDRDVRLALKLLINFIPSAYMSGNANLFATAILTKTFLAIRHGNSIETAGAYMGYGVLLAGMGDFQGAHDFGNLALKISDKYTGREWKSMILNLYALFSVSWNEHWRELRVHFSKALELGLSSGDWLYVSFAAGFINLWNPELDLKSLVAENEHYLSLLERANVETGFLSGRTNHQKWLAYRGLTRERGSLSDGEYDEDAILQRIVDIEYESGVGIFHLNKMEICFTYELFEKARYHRMHGDASIQALAGSPYLVSWSLFSFLTDATLMDGNVVERRGALRRMRREFHRMKRWADHNPHNFLHLKLLMEAELAKFRRRYFDAVNLYNRAIESALDYRNLHHTALIYELAARFHLRYGVNHAARELLRSAYNHYRVWGATGKVSQLEEYYGGLLLEDEKAVLVAPSSRSSGSGSIAFESSTLIKASMAISSEIVLERLLGRLIQISLENAGADRGIMFLVRGGSIFQVATGFADRPTEMVDHQDLDAGGDFPASVIRYVARTREHLVIDDATTDARFFKDPFIVEKQPKSLLCIGVVHLGDPVAILYLENSHVRGAFTNDRIALLQLLSGQMAASIHNAELYASLDQKVQERTQELQIERNKLEKRNLVMERDIALAKKIQYSLIPAFPPLHTMSTFYRPMEQLGGDFFDFIRLPDSEEMGIFLSDVSGHGVTAAFITSMIKTVLLQAGDRLSDPASLIQYMNDVLFNQTSGNFVTIFYGIYDPVERSLVYSSAGHNSPFLITADGVSEILVQPRIPVAVFSNGEMIARNRSYSNTRLKLPSSGRLLFYTDGLLEARSTVGHDFFGESALNKILLDSLHMPPTMFRDHLCHRLEQFHGSSSFEDDVCFISLDF; from the coding sequence ATGTTCGCGCTATCAGGATATCGCGTAGTAAACAGAATCTATGAAAGCCCGAGGACGCGGATTTTCGCCGCCGTGCGGGAGGCTGACGATCAGTCGGTAATTCTGAAAATGCCGGGCAGTGATTTCGCCAGCCCCGAAGAAATTGCCCGTTTTCTGAGCGAATACGAAATCCTTCGCGGCCTCCGTATTGACGGCGTCATCTGCGCGCATTCTCTTGAGCGATTTGAGAATATTCCCGTCCTTGTTCTTGAGGATTTCAATGGTCTGCCTCTGAGCGAGATTATCAGATCTGAATCCGTATCGATCGAAGAGGCCCTGAACCTGAGTATCGCGCTCAGCTCCGCTCTGGGAGCCGTTCATGCAGCCGGCATCATTCACAAAGATATCAATCCGTCCAATATCATCTGGAATCGAAAAAAGGGAATCGTCAAGCTTATCGATTTCGGTCTTTCCTCGCGTCTTGAGCGCGAAAAACAGGAAGTCGGTCATGGCGGCGTTATCGAAGGGACGGCCGCTTATATTTCGCCCGAGCAAACCGGGCGAGTGAATCGTAGCATAGACTTTCGCACGGATTACTACTCGCTTGGCGTCACTCTGTATCATCTGCTGAGTGGAGCGCCTCCTTTTACGTCAGCCGATCCCACCGAGCTTATACATTGCCATATTGCGCGGCATCCCACACCGCTGACCGATCTTCCTGTATCCGGAAAGGATCAGAAGGATCGCATTCCTCAGCCGCTTTCCTGTATCGTCGAAAAGCTGATGGCAAAATCGCCGGAGGAGCGCTATGCAAGCGCCTTCGGTTTAAGGGCAGACCTTGAACAGGCCAGAGCTTTGCTGGAAAGCGGTCGTAGCGATTTTGTCGCCGGGCTTTACGATCGCTCCGATGAGTTTCGTATTCCGGAAAGGCTTTATGGATTTGATCGCCTGATTGAAAGGTTGCATTCGCTCTATCAGTCAGTTAACCGCCGTCAATCCGTTTCACTTTCTATATTCGGGGAATCCGGGGCGGGCAAGACGGCGCTTGTGAATGAGATCCATCGATGGATCACGCCCGGTCACGGATTTTTTATTCGAGGGAAATACCAGAGGTTAAATACCGATGTTCCGTACTCGGGTATTATCGCCATGCTCAGAGATCTCTGTGTTCAGCTTCTTCTCGAGCCCGAAGATCGCCTCAAGGTCTGGCAGGAAGAGATACAGAAGGCCGTTCGATCCAACGGACAGATCTTAATCGATCTGGTTCCCGAACTCAGCCTTGTGATGGGCCCGCAGCCTGCGCTTGACGAACCCGGGCCGGCCGAGGCGCATAACCGTTTTCTGTTTACGATCGGTAGTTTTATCAGAGTTTTTGCTTCAGGGGAACAGCCTCTTGTCCTGATGCTGGACGATTTGCAATGGGCCGATATGGCCAGCCTGCATCTGATTCAGAATATAGCGACTGCGCGTGACGCTACGAATATGTTTTTTATCGGATTGTATCGATCCGAAGAGGTCGAAGAGCCGCTGCGAATTCTGATCGATGAAATCCGAAAGATACGCGAAGTTCACGAGATCTATGTCGAGCCGTTGAGTATTGAGGCCGTGCTGCAGATGATCTGTGATACGTTTCGATGCACGCCTGAACGAGCGGCCGATCTTACCGTCATCGTGCACCGTTTCGGGCAGGGGAATCCGTTCTTTACGCGCGAGCTGCTTAAAGATATGTACGATAGCGGCATCGTCGCTTTTGATCCGACCTCGGGAGAATGGAAGTGGGATCTCGTGCGGTTTCGCAACGAATACGTGGGTGATAACGTCGTCGAACTGTTGCGACGTCGGCTCACAAGGCTCAGCCCGTCTGCACGCACTCTGCTCAGTCTTGCCGCCTGTCTCGGCGGATCGTTCGATTTTCAGACCCTGGATGTGCTGCATGAAAAATCGAGGCGACAGACCGCCGACGCTATGTGGGAAGCGCTTGAGCAGGGCATTATCATTCCGCTTACGGCTAACTATCGTATCTTTCATTTTCTCGAAAGCATCAACGACAACAGTATGTCGGGCAGCGATGTACGGTATCGTTTTCAGCACGACCGACTGAGGCAGGCTTCTTACGACCAGATACCGGATGAGGATAAGCAGACGTTTCATCTGCGAATCGGGCGATTGCTCGTGAAGCATACGGATTTCGAGAAAGAACCAGAAAAGCTGCTTGATATCGTTCATCATCTGAACTACGCTCTGCCGTTGATCAAAGACGCTGAAGAATTGCAGAGAGTGCGTTATTATAATCTGATCGCCGCCGAGAAGGCCAGGGCGTCTAACGCTTATGCGCCGGCTTTGCAGTTCAACTCAATTGCGAAAGATTTGCTTCCCTCGACGTCCTGGGCTACCGATTACGAATTAACGGATCGCATCTACAGAATGCAGGCAAAGCTTCAGTATCTGTGCGGTCGTTCGGCTGAGGCCGACGCCGTATGCCGACAGATTATACGGCATGCGAGAGGAAATTACGATAAGGCCGTCGTTCGAGAAATGCAGGCCGTTCATTACAACTATCTCTGGAGAATGAAGGATTCGATCAATGCCTGCATCGACGGACTGAGATACCTCAACGTAAATATTTCTGAAAGCCCATCGACTGCCACAGTTATATATATGCTTCTGCGCGTCAGGCTGCGCCTTCGTGGCCGCCGGCTCGAAGACCTGGCGGCGATGCCCGAGATAGAGGATCGAGACGTCAGGCTTGCGCTGAAGCTATTGATAAATTTTATTCCCTCGGCATACATGTCGGGAAACGCGAACCTGTTCGCGACGGCGATTCTTACCAAGACGTTCCTGGCCATTCGCCATGGGAACAGTATTGAGACGGCCGGCGCATATATGGGCTACGGAGTTTTGCTGGCCGGCATGGGGGACTTTCAGGGCGCTCACGATTTTGGGAACCTTGCTCTCAAGATCAGTGATAAGTACACGGGGCGTGAATGGAAGAGTATGATCCTGAACCTGTACGCCCTTTTCAGCGTATCATGGAACGAGCACTGGAGAGAGTTGCGCGTTCATTTTTCGAAGGCCCTGGAGCTCGGTCTCAGTTCTGGCGACTGGCTGTATGTGTCTTTTGCCGCCGGCTTTATCAATCTCTGGAATCCGGAACTGGACCTGAAAAGCCTTGTCGCCGAGAACGAGCATTATCTTTCGCTTCTCGAACGCGCGAACGTCGAGACCGGGTTTCTGTCGGGGCGTACGAATCACCAGAAGTGGCTGGCCTATCGCGGTCTAACGCGCGAAAGAGGATCTCTGAGCGACGGCGAGTACGATGAGGACGCAATCCTCCAGCGAATCGTCGATATTGAATATGAATCCGGAGTGGGCATCTTTCATCTGAACAAAATGGAGATCTGCTTTACCTATGAGCTTTTCGAAAAGGCCCGCTATCATCGCATGCATGGCGACGCTTCGATACAGGCCCTGGCCGGGTCTCCGTACCTTGTTTCGTGGAGTCTTTTCAGCTTTCTTACCGATGCGACCTTAATGGACGGCAATGTCGTGGAGCGCAGGGGCGCTCTGCGGCGCATGCGGCGCGAGTTTCATCGTATGAAGCGATGGGCCGATCATAATCCGCACAATTTCTTACATCTGAAGCTACTTATGGAGGCGGAGCTCGCTAAATTCCGCCGCCGATACTTTGACGCCGTCAACCTGTACAATCGCGCCATCGAATCAGCGCTCGATTATCGCAATCTTCACCATACCGCTCTGATCTATGAGCTGGCGGCCAGATTTCATCTTCGCTACGGAGTGAATCATGCAGCTCGTGAGCTTCTGCGCAGTGCGTATAACCATTACCGCGTGTGGGGAGCGACGGGAAAGGTAAGTCAGCTTGAAGAGTACTATGGGGGTCTTCTGCTGGAAGACGAGAAAGCCGTACTGGTGGCGCCGTCTTCGCGTTCATCGGGGTCGGGCAGTATCGCTTTTGAATCGTCGACGTTGATTAAGGCATCGATGGCGATTTCCAGCGAGATCGTCCTCGAACGACTGCTTGGTCGTCTGATCCAGATTTCGCTTGAAAATGCCGGCGCCGATCGGGGCATCATGTTTCTGGTTCGCGGAGGATCGATTTTTCAGGTCGCGACAGGATTTGCAGATCGTCCGACGGAAATGGTCGATCATCAGGATCTCGATGCCGGTGGGGATTTTCCCGCATCGGTGATACGCTATGTGGCCCGCACAAGAGAGCACCTTGTCATTGATGACGCAACGACGGACGCCAGATTTTTCAAGGATCCTTTCATCGTCGAGAAACAGCCGAAGTCCCTGCTGTGTATAGGTGTCGTTCATCTGGGTGACCCCGTTGCGATTCTGTATCTCGAAAACAGCCATGTTCGCGGCGCCTTTACAAATGACCGCATCGCTCTTTTGCAGCTGCTTTCAGGACAGATGGCTGCATCGATTCACAATGCGGAGCTGTATGCCAGCCTGGATCAAAAGGTACAGGAGCGTACGCAGGAGCTTCAAATCGAACGAAACAAACTGGAAAAGCGCAATCTCGTTATGGAGCGCGACATCGCTCTTGCAAAAAAGATTCAGTACAGTTTGATTCCGGCATTCCCGCCGCTTCATACTATGTCGACGTTTTACAGGCCGATGGAACAGCTGGGCGGCGACTTCTTCGATTTTATTCGCCTGCCGGACTCTGAAGAGATGGGAATCTTTTTAAGCGACGTATCGGGGCATGGCGTTACGGCAGCCTTTATTACCTCGATGATAAAAACGGTGTTGCTCCAGGCAGGCGATCGATTGAGCGATCCGGCGTCACTCATTCAGTATATGAATGACGTGCTTTTCAATCAGACTTCGGGTAACTTCGTTACCATTTTCTATGGAATTTACGACCCGGTAGAGCGTAGCCTCGTCTATTCCAGCGCAGGCCACAACAGTCCCTTTCTGATTACTGCCGACGGCGTTTCTGAAATACTTGTACAACCCCGGATTCCTGTCGCCGTATTTTCAAACGGCGAAATGATTGCGAGAAACCGGAGCTACAGCAATACCAGGCTGAAGCTGCCATCTTCGGGACGTCTGCTTTTTTATACGGACGGGCTGCTTGAGGCTCGTTCCACAGTCGGGCATGATTTTTTTGGAGAGTCCGCCCTGAATAAGATTCTACTCGATAGTCTGCATATGCCGCCGACTATGTTTCGTGATCATCTATGCCATCGTCTTGAGCAGTTTCACGGCTCTTCTTCCTTTGAAGACGACGTCTGCTTCATCAGCCTTGATTTTTGA
- a CDS encoding DUF1003 domain-containing protein: MAEFRSDLSGRMFPLSERVSAKTIRHAVLHYIQKSHPDFAENGYLSLAELHAWKAHYLADHLQRQLGALSDNERQVLASISDQSTLSAEITPEKEEPLTFGQRIADRVASFGGSWTFILSFLLFIAVWTTGNIIWLRNSGFDPYPFILLNLILSCLAALQAPVIMMSQNRQEEKDRERARKDYMINLKAEIEVRTLQEKLDHLLLQQQQEMLEIRQHQLEILQRLRERGS, encoded by the coding sequence ATGGCAGAATTTCGCAGTGATCTTTCCGGTCGAATGTTCCCACTTTCCGAGCGTGTATCAGCGAAGACGATCCGACATGCTGTTCTGCATTATATACAGAAATCTCATCCCGATTTCGCAGAGAACGGCTATCTGTCTCTCGCAGAGCTGCATGCATGGAAGGCGCACTATCTTGCAGACCATTTACAGAGGCAGCTGGGAGCCTTGTCTGATAACGAGCGACAGGTGCTGGCTTCTATCAGCGATCAATCCACTCTTTCCGCTGAGATCACACCGGAAAAGGAAGAGCCTCTTACGTTCGGTCAGCGCATCGCCGACCGGGTGGCTTCCTTTGGAGGCAGCTGGACCTTTATTCTATCGTTTCTTCTTTTCATCGCCGTCTGGACGACCGGGAATATCATCTGGCTTCGGAATTCTGGCTTTGATCCGTATCCGTTTATTCTTTTAAATCTTATCCTGTCCTGCCTGGCTGCTCTGCAGGCGCCCGTGATCATGATGAGTCAGAATCGTCAGGAGGAAAAGGACCGAGAACGAGCGCGGAAGGACTATATGATAAATTTGAAAGCAGAGATAGAAGTGCGTACGTTGCAGGAGAAACTGGATCATCTGCTCCTCCAGCAGCAGCAGGAGATGCTGGAGATAAGGCAGCATCAGCTTGAGATCCTGCAACGTCTTCGAGAGCGGGGAAGCTGA
- a CDS encoding glutamate synthase subunit beta: MGDVTGFLKFRRKDSGYRPIEERVHDYNEVENDLPNDERHEQLGRCMDCGVPFCHWACPVSNIMPEWQDYAHKGEWKKAWESLQSTNNFPEITGRVCPAPCEASCVLGLTDQPVTIRENERTIIERAFEEGFIQPQPPQKRTGKKVAVIGSGPAGLAAADLLNRAGHTVTVFEAEERAGGYMRFGIPDFKLKKSVIDRRLALFQEEGIEIRCGVLVGRDITVEQLKSEYHAVCLAVGARQPRDLTVPGRELKGVYFAMQLLKQQNQLVHGEVIPPEELIEIEGKNVLVIGGGDTGSDCVGTSNRRGAKSIRQIELLPQPPAERSEQTPWPLWPNMLRTSSSHKEGCERQWSVLTKEIIGENGVVKKVKCVELSWQGGKMNEVAGTEFELEVDLIFLAMGFVHPVRNGLLTDLGVAYDARGNIQVDGNYQTSVPGFFAAGDATRGPSLVVHAINLGRQAALAIDRYLTAK, translated from the coding sequence ATGGGCGACGTTACAGGCTTTCTTAAATTCAGACGCAAAGATTCCGGCTACAGACCGATCGAAGAGCGTGTTCACGACTACAACGAGGTGGAGAACGATCTGCCGAACGACGAACGTCATGAGCAGCTCGGCCGGTGTATGGATTGCGGCGTCCCCTTCTGTCACTGGGCGTGTCCGGTCAGCAACATCATGCCCGAATGGCAGGACTATGCCCATAAAGGCGAATGGAAGAAGGCATGGGAATCGCTTCAGAGCACGAATAACTTCCCGGAAATCACGGGCCGCGTCTGCCCGGCGCCGTGCGAGGCCTCCTGTGTGCTCGGCCTGACCGATCAGCCGGTCACCATCCGCGAAAACGAAAGAACGATTATTGAAAGGGCCTTTGAAGAAGGCTTTATCCAGCCGCAGCCGCCGCAGAAGCGCACAGGCAAAAAGGTCGCCGTCATCGGATCGGGCCCGGCCGGCCTTGCCGCCGCCGATCTTCTCAACAGAGCGGGCCATACGGTCACCGTATTTGAAGCCGAAGAGCGAGCAGGCGGATACATGCGTTTTGGCATCCCCGACTTCAAGCTGAAGAAGTCCGTCATCGATCGACGCCTTGCGCTCTTTCAGGAAGAAGGGATCGAGATCCGATGTGGCGTGCTTGTCGGGCGCGACATTACGGTAGAACAGTTGAAAAGCGAATATCATGCGGTCTGTCTGGCCGTCGGTGCGCGTCAACCTCGTGATCTGACGGTTCCCGGACGCGAGCTGAAAGGCGTCTATTTCGCCATGCAGCTACTCAAACAGCAAAACCAGCTTGTGCACGGAGAAGTCATTCCGCCCGAAGAGCTGATCGAGATCGAAGGGAAAAACGTCCTTGTCATCGGCGGCGGCGACACGGGGTCGGACTGCGTCGGCACATCGAATCGTCGCGGCGCGAAATCCATACGTCAGATCGAGCTTCTGCCGCAACCTCCGGCAGAGCGCAGCGAGCAGACGCCGTGGCCGCTCTGGCCGAACATGCTTCGCACATCCAGCTCTCATAAAGAGGGTTGCGAACGTCAGTGGAGCGTTCTTACGAAAGAGATCATCGGCGAAAACGGCGTCGTGAAGAAAGTGAAATGCGTCGAGCTCTCCTGGCAGGGCGGCAAGATGAACGAGGTCGCCGGAACGGAATTCGAGCTTGAGGTTGATCTGATCTTTCTTGCAATGGGATTCGTGCATCCGGTACGTAACGGACTGTTAACCGACCTCGGCGTCGCCTACGATGCACGCGGCAACATTCAGGTCGACGGCAACTACCAGACCAGCGTGCCCGGATTCTTCGCCGCCGGCGATGCCACCCGCGGACCTTCGCTTGTCGTTCATGCCATCAATCTCGGACGGCAGGCGGCTCTTGCCATCGACAGGTATCTGACGGCGAAGTAA
- the mscL gene encoding large-conductance mechanosensitive channel protein MscL, with protein sequence MQRPSVTGSTLKRITATPIFQDFKRFLLRGNVIDLAVGIMIGAAFGKIVTSLIADILMPPLGLLIGNVDFKDLKIVIGGSETEPVTLNYGLFIQNVFEFLIIAFALFLIIRFSERLKRLSAQSEAAPSVPADIQLLTEIRDLLKGESGSGKKGGRRE encoded by the coding sequence ATGCAAAGACCATCCGTCACGGGCAGCACTTTAAAGCGAATAACCGCTACTCCTATTTTTCAGGATTTCAAGAGATTTCTGCTGCGTGGAAACGTCATCGATCTCGCCGTCGGTATCATGATCGGCGCCGCCTTCGGAAAGATCGTCACCTCCCTCATTGCCGACATCCTGATGCCGCCTCTCGGACTTCTCATAGGTAACGTTGATTTCAAGGATTTAAAGATCGTTATCGGTGGAAGCGAGACCGAACCGGTAACGCTGAACTACGGTCTATTTATTCAAAATGTGTTCGAATTTCTCATCATCGCCTTTGCTCTTTTTCTGATCATAAGATTCAGCGAGCGTTTGAAACGACTCTCGGCTCAGTCAGAAGCTGCTCCGTCCGTTCCGGCCGATATTCAACTACTGACTGAGATCCGGGATCTGCTGAAGGGTGAATCCGGGAGCGGAAAAAAGGGAGGTAGAAGAGAATAA
- a CDS encoding IS110 family transposase produces the protein MDTNKPVVGIDLSKRTLEAVRVTGERIERFSGKTDDQGLRALEKWLKKGETVVMEAGSQAFRIARRLAKNIGCDMIVLNPGDVAVIYDSLKKTDKEDALKLARLAQRHPREELPTVEIPTEKQEAIRRLSTEQAHWSEMISMSKNRLHSVFVEAGIVHLTRSHLSRRENRQEAFESLPEFYQAEASRLMRDIDHMEGLVEELEEQIRDALKENLDYTSLVMSMPGVGPILALALLGYLGDGKRFSSAKQVGFFVGLVPKVQISGTMVHYGHIVHTGCKPIRRVIIQAAWALTRSNEGGDLRAFYQRLYPIKGKKKAIVAVARKMTEILYLMVRNGEFYRHSDPANLKKKLKYYGLHSAAA, from the coding sequence ATGGATACGAACAAACCGGTAGTCGGAATCGATCTGAGCAAAAGAACCCTTGAAGCAGTTCGGGTTACGGGCGAACGAATTGAGCGGTTTTCCGGGAAAACAGATGATCAGGGACTTCGAGCCCTTGAAAAATGGCTGAAAAAAGGCGAGACCGTCGTTATGGAAGCCGGTAGCCAGGCCTTTCGCATTGCTCGACGGCTGGCTAAAAATATCGGCTGCGACATGATCGTGTTGAATCCCGGCGATGTTGCCGTCATCTATGACTCTTTGAAAAAGACGGATAAAGAAGACGCCCTGAAACTGGCCCGGCTGGCGCAGCGCCATCCCCGGGAAGAGTTGCCGACCGTGGAAATTCCGACAGAGAAGCAGGAAGCAATCCGTCGACTCTCTACCGAACAGGCGCACTGGAGCGAGATGATCAGCATGAGTAAGAATCGTCTCCATTCCGTATTCGTCGAAGCAGGAATTGTTCATCTCACAAGAAGCCATCTGAGTCGACGAGAAAACAGACAGGAAGCGTTTGAATCACTTCCAGAGTTCTATCAGGCTGAGGCTTCCCGGCTGATGCGAGACATCGACCACATGGAAGGGTTAGTCGAAGAGCTGGAAGAGCAGATTCGAGACGCATTAAAAGAGAATCTGGATTATACATCCCTTGTCATGTCGATGCCCGGTGTCGGTCCTATTCTTGCGCTGGCTCTGCTCGGCTATCTCGGCGATGGGAAAAGATTTTCCAGCGCCAAACAGGTGGGCTTCTTTGTGGGCCTGGTGCCGAAGGTCCAGATATCCGGAACGATGGTGCATTACGGACATATCGTTCACACGGGATGCAAGCCTATCCGGCGAGTCATTATCCAGGCCGCATGGGCATTGACCCGATCCAACGAAGGCGGAGATCTGCGTGCCTTTTACCAGCGACTGTACCCCATCAAAGGGAAGAAAAAGGCCATCGTTGCAGTAGCTCGAAAGATGACCGAGATCCTGTATCTCATGGTCAGGAATGGTGAGTTTTACCGGCATTCGGACCCTGCCAATCTGAAGAAGAAACTGAAATACTACGGTCTGCACAGTGCAGCCGCTTGA
- the sucD gene encoding succinate--CoA ligase subunit alpha: MAVLVDKNTRLVVQGITGKEGTLHTTQMLEYGTTIVGGVTPGKGGQKWENKVPIFNTLRDAVEKEGANATVIFVPPAFAADAILEAVGCEIPLAVCITEGIPVRDMARLYTVLKNSKTTLIGPNCPGVISPGMQKVGIMPGFIHKQGSIGVVSRSGTLTYETVGQLTLVGLGQSTCIGIGGDPVIGTKHKEAIKLLNEDPETEGIIMIGEIGGTDEEDAAEWIKANVKKPMVGYIAGQTAPPGRRMGHAGAIISGGKGTAESKMKAMTEAGVKVVKSPADIGTAMKELLKK, translated from the coding sequence ATGGCAGTACTCGTAGACAAAAATACCCGACTGGTGGTGCAGGGCATCACCGGTAAAGAAGGCACGCTGCATACGACGCAGATGCTTGAATATGGCACGACGATCGTCGGCGGTGTGACGCCCGGTAAAGGCGGACAGAAATGGGAAAACAAGGTTCCTATCTTCAACACGCTGCGTGACGCCGTTGAGAAAGAAGGCGCAAACGCCACCGTGATCTTCGTGCCGCCGGCCTTTGCCGCCGACGCCATCCTCGAAGCCGTAGGATGCGAGATTCCTCTGGCCGTATGTATCACCGAGGGCATTCCCGTACGTGATATGGCCCGTCTGTATACGGTTCTCAAGAACTCAAAGACGACTCTGATCGGACCGAACTGCCCCGGCGTTATCAGCCCCGGCATGCAGAAGGTCGGTATCATGCCCGGCTTTATTCACAAGCAGGGATCGATCGGCGTCGTTTCCCGTTCCGGAACTCTGACCTATGAAACCGTCGGTCAGCTGACGCTTGTCGGTCTCGGTCAGTCCACCTGTATCGGTATCGGCGGTGACCCGGTCATCGGCACGAAGCATAAAGAGGCCATCAAGCTTCTCAATGAAGACCCCGAAACCGAAGGTATCATCATGATCGGCGAGATCGGTGGTACTGACGAAGAAGACGCTGCAGAATGGATTAAGGCAAACGTTAAGAAGCCCATGGTCGGCTATATCGCCGGTCAGACGGCTCCTCCGGGACGTCGTATGGGCCATGCCGGCGCCATCATCTCCGGTGGCAAAGGTACGGCTGAATCCAAGATGAAGGCGATGACCGAAGCGGGCGTTAAGGTCGTGAAGTCTCCGGCTGACATCGGAACGGCGATGAAAGAGCTTCTGAAGAAGTGA